In Streptomyces nojiriensis, one genomic interval encodes:
- a CDS encoding ROK family transcriptional regulator: MQTPGSQSSLHRANLERVVRAVRLAGSLTQAEIARATGLSAATVSNIVRELKDGGTVEVTDTSAGGRRARSVSLSGDAGIVIGVDFGHTHLRVAVGNLAHQVLAEETEPLDVDASWADGFDRAEALVGRLIADIGVGLEKVIGVGLGVPGPIDVESGTLGSTAILPGWAGINPRQELSQRLGVPVYVDNDANLGALGELVWGSGRGVKDLAYIKVASGVGAGLVINGQIYRGPGGTAGEIGHITLDESGPVCRCGNRGCLETFAAARYVLPLLQGTHGPELTMERVVELAREGDPGCRRVITDVGRHIGSGVASLCNLLNPSRVVLGGSLAEAGELVLAPIRESVGRYAIPSAARQLSVLTGSLGGRAEVLGALALVLSEMGDSTLLSDHGSGVRAPAVLSSGR; encoded by the coding sequence GTGCAGACTCCCGGATCGCAGTCGTCACTGCATCGCGCGAATCTCGAACGGGTCGTGCGGGCGGTGCGGCTCGCGGGATCGCTGACCCAGGCGGAGATCGCCCGCGCCACCGGACTGTCGGCGGCCACGGTCTCCAACATCGTCCGGGAACTGAAGGACGGCGGGACCGTCGAGGTCACCGACACCTCGGCCGGCGGCCGCCGCGCGCGCAGCGTCTCGCTCAGCGGCGACGCGGGGATCGTCATCGGTGTCGACTTCGGACACACCCACCTGCGGGTGGCGGTGGGGAACCTGGCCCACCAGGTGCTGGCCGAGGAGACCGAGCCGCTGGATGTCGACGCGTCCTGGGCGGACGGCTTCGACCGGGCGGAAGCCCTGGTCGGACGGCTGATCGCGGACATCGGCGTGGGGCTGGAGAAGGTCATCGGCGTCGGGCTCGGCGTCCCCGGCCCGATCGACGTGGAGTCCGGGACCCTGGGCTCGACCGCGATCCTGCCGGGCTGGGCGGGCATCAACCCCCGCCAGGAGCTCTCGCAGCGCCTCGGGGTGCCCGTGTACGTGGACAACGACGCGAACCTCGGCGCCCTCGGTGAACTCGTTTGGGGGAGCGGGCGGGGAGTGAAGGACCTGGCCTACATCAAGGTGGCCAGCGGCGTCGGCGCGGGCCTCGTGATCAACGGCCAGATCTACCGCGGACCCGGCGGCACGGCGGGCGAGATCGGGCACATCACCCTGGACGAATCGGGCCCGGTCTGCCGCTGCGGCAACCGCGGCTGCCTGGAGACCTTCGCGGCCGCCCGGTACGTACTGCCGCTGCTCCAGGGCACGCACGGCCCCGAGTTGACGATGGAGCGGGTGGTCGAACTAGCCCGCGAGGGGGACCCGGGCTGCCGCCGGGTGATCACGGACGTGGGCCGACACATCGGCAGCGGCGTGGCCAGTCTGTGCAACCTCCTGAACCCCAGCAGGGTGGTGCTGGGCGGGTCGCTGGCGGAGGCCGGTGAACTCGTCCTCGCCCCCATCCGTGAATCGGTGGGAAGGTACGCGATCCCCAGTGCGGCCCGGCAGTTGTCGGTGCTGACGGGGAGCCTGGGAGGGCGGGCCGAGGTGCTGGGCGCGCTGGCGCTCGTCCTCAGCGAGATGGGCGATTCGACACTTTTGTCAGATCATGGAAGTGGAGTGCGAGCTCCAGCCGTCTTGTCTTCAGGTAGATAA
- the ngcE gene encoding N-acetylglucosamine/diacetylchitobiose ABC transporter substrate-binding protein, producing MGSTGEGLGRRDLIKRSAALGLITVPTMSFLSACASGGAENSTKGPAKAAVTKENPFGVAKGGKLDVVVFKGGFGDDYAKAWEAAFDKKWGTTSSHLGTQEITAKLQPRFNGGNPPDVVDDSGAQQIKLDVLAKGDQLADLTAVLDSPSLDDPTKKVRDTLVEGAYEQGLQGGKFVVLKYVYAVFGFWYSGKLFKEKGWAPPKTWDEFLAVCAKAKEAGIGGLAHQGKFPYYINVVIMDLIAKKGGLDAMKAIDNLEPNAFEGNPAALAAVEAVYEVVEKGLLMPGTNGLTHTESQTAWNQYKAAFIPSGSWLENEQLKQTPEDFDMKFLPMPLLADSKLPFEAIRAGVDEPFIVPEKAANKAAGFEFLRSMLSREWSTIFAQQANSLTVVKDGVDPSVKLRPGTQSAVEALKAAGGNTFSYRYPDWYSEMDTEIQNASNELMAQRIQPKEWIKRAQAAVNKAAQDPNAKNNKRS from the coding sequence ATGGGATCCACTGGTGAGGGCCTCGGACGCCGCGACCTGATCAAGCGTTCCGCAGCACTCGGACTGATCACGGTGCCGACGATGAGCTTCCTGTCCGCCTGCGCCTCCGGCGGTGCGGAGAACTCCACGAAGGGCCCGGCCAAGGCGGCGGTGACCAAGGAGAACCCCTTCGGCGTCGCGAAGGGCGGCAAGCTGGACGTCGTCGTCTTCAAGGGCGGGTTCGGCGACGACTACGCGAAGGCCTGGGAGGCCGCCTTCGACAAGAAGTGGGGCACCACCAGCTCCCACCTGGGCACCCAGGAGATCACCGCCAAGCTGCAGCCCCGCTTCAACGGCGGGAACCCGCCGGACGTCGTCGACGACTCCGGCGCCCAGCAGATCAAGCTGGACGTGCTCGCCAAGGGCGACCAGCTCGCCGACCTCACCGCCGTGCTCGACTCGCCCTCGCTCGACGACCCGACCAAGAAGGTGCGCGACACCCTGGTCGAAGGCGCCTACGAACAGGGCCTGCAGGGCGGCAAGTTCGTCGTGCTGAAGTACGTCTACGCCGTGTTCGGCTTCTGGTACTCCGGCAAGCTCTTCAAGGAGAAGGGCTGGGCGCCGCCGAAGACCTGGGACGAGTTCCTGGCCGTCTGCGCCAAGGCCAAGGAAGCGGGCATCGGCGGCCTCGCCCACCAGGGCAAGTTCCCGTACTACATCAATGTCGTCATCATGGACCTGATCGCCAAGAAGGGCGGTCTGGACGCCATGAAGGCGATCGACAACCTGGAGCCGAACGCCTTCGAGGGCAACCCTGCCGCCCTCGCCGCGGTCGAGGCGGTCTACGAGGTGGTGGAGAAGGGCCTGCTGATGCCGGGCACCAACGGCCTCACCCACACGGAGTCACAGACCGCCTGGAACCAGTACAAGGCCGCCTTCATCCCCTCCGGCTCCTGGCTGGAGAACGAGCAGCTCAAGCAGACCCCGGAGGACTTCGACATGAAGTTCCTGCCGATGCCGCTGCTCGCCGACAGCAAACTGCCCTTCGAGGCCATCCGGGCCGGCGTCGACGAGCCCTTCATCGTCCCGGAGAAGGCTGCCAACAAGGCCGCCGGCTTCGAGTTCCTCCGCTCGATGCTGTCCCGCGAATGGTCGACGATCTTCGCCCAGCAGGCGAACTCGCTCACGGTGGTCAAGGACGGGGTGGACCCGAGCGTCAAGCTGCGGCCGGGCACCCAGTCGGCGGTCGAGGCGCTCAAGGCCGCGGGCGGCAACACCTTCAGCTACCGCTACCCCGACTGGTACAGCGAGATGGACACGGAGATCCAGAACGCGTCCAATGAGCTCATGGCACAGCGGATCCAGCCCAAGGAGTGGATCAAGCGGGCCCAGGCGGCGGTGAACAAGGCGGCCCAGGACCCGAACGCCAAGAACAACAAGCGCAGCTGA
- the mgtA gene encoding magnesium-translocating P-type ATPase, whose protein sequence is MTMLTPRTPAKLAPPGPSRRERKAAELQARTRLTGERLAAISARSGVQVLQEVDTSPAGLTHAEAALRLERHGPNTVAHERAPRWYLQLAKAYGNPFIAVLVLLAAVMYWQDPADPGVVILSVMVGISGLLRFWQEFRSGRAADALKKLVTTTCAVQRRAGSGSAPTTFEVPMDQVVPGDVVKLAAGDLVPADLRIVTAKDLGVSQAALSGESLPAAKADTRTRDLGQQETTDPVEADNLALMGTSVTSGTATGVVVATGADTYFGSMAGSLVGERPQTNFDTGVRKVSFLLIRFMLVMVPVVFMINGFTKGDWDEAFLFGIAVAVGLTPEMLPMVVSANLARGAVAMSRRKVVVKRLGAIQNLGAMDVLCTDKTGTLTEDRIVLDRHLDVHGDEDGEVLEYGYLNARFQTGLKNLMDQAVIDRVDEAEEVVVDARFSMVDEIPFDFARRRMSVVLARNPLVGDLGPREHIMITKGAVEEVLDLCTHLMDRGERVELTERLRWHATRIAEDDNRQGLRVLAVATRTIDAPRETYTVADEDGLTLVGFLAFLDPPKADAARALTGLADKGIAVKVVTGDNELVAARVCADVGIDVGQVVLGPGTDALDDTELRELAARTTVFAKVNPVQKARIVRALQAGGHTVGFLGDGINDAAALRDADVGISVDTAVDIAKESADIILLEKDLTVLEQGVVQGRTTFGNTIKYIKMTASSNFGNVFSVLVASAFIPFQPMLAIMLLVQNLVYDISQLATPWDRMDEEYLRRPRNWDAKGIGRFMVTIGPVSSIFDISMFLIMWHVFAANSEASQSLFQSGWFIEGLLSQTLIVHMIRTRKIPFVQSRASWPVMAMTVLAVLTGLWLPFSPLAPSLGFVALPASYFPWLIGVLLAYCTLTQLVKTWYIRRFGTWL, encoded by the coding sequence ATGACCATGCTCACCCCGCGCACCCCGGCCAAGCTCGCACCGCCGGGCCCTTCCCGCCGCGAGCGCAAAGCCGCCGAGCTCCAGGCCCGGACCCGGCTCACCGGCGAGCGTCTCGCCGCGATCAGCGCCCGCTCGGGCGTCCAGGTCCTTCAGGAGGTGGACACCTCCCCGGCCGGCCTCACCCACGCCGAGGCCGCGCTGCGCCTGGAGCGGCACGGCCCCAACACCGTCGCCCACGAGCGCGCCCCCCGCTGGTACCTCCAACTGGCGAAGGCCTACGGGAACCCCTTCATCGCCGTCCTGGTCCTCCTGGCGGCGGTCATGTACTGGCAGGACCCCGCGGACCCGGGCGTCGTCATCCTCTCCGTGATGGTGGGGATCAGCGGTCTGCTGCGCTTCTGGCAGGAGTTCCGCTCGGGCCGCGCCGCCGACGCGCTGAAGAAGCTCGTCACCACCACGTGCGCGGTGCAGCGGCGGGCCGGCAGCGGCTCCGCGCCCACCACGTTCGAGGTGCCCATGGACCAGGTGGTCCCGGGCGACGTGGTCAAGCTGGCGGCCGGCGACCTGGTCCCGGCCGACCTGCGCATCGTCACGGCCAAGGACCTGGGCGTCAGCCAGGCCGCGCTGTCCGGCGAGTCCCTGCCGGCGGCCAAGGCCGACACCCGTACGCGGGACCTCGGCCAGCAGGAGACCACCGACCCGGTGGAGGCCGACAACCTGGCCCTGATGGGCACCTCGGTCACCTCCGGTACCGCCACCGGGGTCGTCGTCGCCACCGGCGCCGACACCTACTTCGGCTCGATGGCCGGCTCGCTCGTCGGCGAGCGCCCGCAGACCAACTTCGACACCGGCGTGCGCAAGGTCAGCTTCCTGCTGATCCGCTTCATGCTGGTGATGGTCCCCGTCGTCTTCATGATCAACGGCTTCACCAAGGGCGACTGGGACGAGGCCTTCCTCTTCGGCATCGCCGTCGCCGTCGGGCTGACCCCCGAGATGCTGCCGATGGTCGTCTCCGCCAACCTGGCGCGCGGCGCGGTCGCCATGTCCCGGCGGAAGGTGGTCGTCAAGCGGCTGGGCGCGATCCAGAACCTGGGCGCGATGGACGTGCTCTGCACGGACAAGACCGGCACCCTCACCGAGGACCGGATCGTCCTGGACCGCCACCTGGACGTGCACGGCGACGAGGACGGCGAGGTCCTGGAGTACGGCTACCTCAACGCGCGTTTCCAGACCGGCCTGAAGAACCTGATGGACCAGGCGGTCATCGACCGCGTGGACGAGGCCGAGGAGGTTGTCGTCGACGCACGGTTCTCGATGGTCGACGAGATCCCCTTCGACTTCGCCCGGCGCCGGATGTCCGTGGTCCTGGCCCGCAACCCACTGGTCGGCGACCTCGGACCGCGCGAGCACATCATGATCACCAAGGGTGCCGTGGAGGAGGTGCTGGACCTCTGCACGCACCTGATGGACCGCGGCGAGAGGGTGGAGCTGACCGAGCGGCTGCGGTGGCACGCCACCCGGATCGCCGAGGACGACAACCGGCAGGGCCTGCGGGTCCTCGCCGTCGCCACCCGCACGATCGACGCCCCCCGCGAGACGTACACGGTCGCCGACGAGGACGGGCTGACGCTGGTCGGCTTCCTCGCCTTCCTCGACCCGCCGAAGGCCGACGCCGCCCGGGCCCTGACGGGGCTGGCCGACAAGGGCATCGCGGTCAAGGTCGTCACCGGCGACAACGAACTGGTCGCCGCCCGGGTCTGCGCCGACGTCGGCATCGACGTCGGGCAGGTGGTGCTCGGCCCCGGGACCGACGCCCTCGACGACACGGAGCTGCGCGAGCTGGCCGCCCGCACGACGGTCTTCGCCAAGGTCAACCCGGTCCAGAAGGCCCGGATCGTCCGGGCCCTGCAGGCCGGCGGACACACCGTCGGGTTCCTCGGCGACGGCATCAACGACGCGGCCGCGCTGCGCGACGCCGACGTCGGCATCTCCGTGGACACCGCGGTGGACATCGCCAAGGAGTCGGCCGACATCATCCTGCTGGAGAAGGACCTGACCGTCCTGGAGCAGGGCGTCGTCCAGGGCCGGACCACCTTCGGCAACACGATCAAGTACATCAAGATGACCGCGTCGTCGAACTTCGGCAACGTCTTCTCGGTCCTGGTGGCGAGCGCCTTCATCCCCTTCCAGCCGATGCTCGCGATCATGCTGCTGGTCCAGAACCTGGTCTACGACATCTCGCAGCTGGCGACCCCGTGGGACCGGATGGACGAGGAGTACCTCCGCAGGCCCCGCAACTGGGACGCCAAGGGCATCGGCCGCTTCATGGTCACCATCGGGCCCGTCAGCTCGATCTTCGACATCTCGATGTTCCTGATCATGTGGCACGTCTTCGCGGCGAACAGCGAGGCGAGCCAGTCCCTCTTCCAGTCCGGCTGGTTCATCGAGGGCCTGCTCTCGCAGACCCTGATCGTCCACATGATCCGCACCCGGAAGATCCCCTTCGTCCAGTCCCGCGCCTCCTGGCCGGTGATGGCGATGACCGTCCTCGCGGTGCTGACCGGGCTCTGGCTGCCCTTCTCGCCGCTGGCTCCCTCGCTGGGCTTCGTGGCCCTGCCGGCGAGCTACTTCCCGTGGCTGATCGGCGTACTGCTCGCGTACTGCACGCTCACCCAGCTCGTGAAGACCTGGTACATCCGCCGCTTCGGCACCTGGCTGTAG
- the acnA gene encoding aconitate hydratase AcnA has protein sequence MSANSFDARSTLQVGDESYEIFKLDKVEGSARLPYSLKVLLENLLRTEDGANITADHIRSLGNWDSQAQPSEEIQFTPARVIMQDFTGVPCVVDLATMREAVKALGGDPAKINPLSPAEMVIDHSVIADKFGTKDAFAQNVELEYGRNKERYQFLRWGQTAFDDFKVVPPGTGIVHQVNIEHLARTVMVRNGQAYPDTLVGTDSHTTMVNGLGVLGWGVGGIEAEAAMLGQPVSMLIPRVVGFKLTGELPTGTTATDLVLTITEMLRKHGVVGKFVEFYGEGVAATSLANRATIGNMSPEFGSTAAIFPIDDETLKYLRLTGRDAQQVALVEAYAKEQGLWLDPAAEPDFSEKLELDLSTVVPSIAGPKRPQDRIILANAAQQFAQDVRNYVEDDDEAGKESFPASDAPAATNGVPSRPTQVTLADGTSFEIDHGAVTVAAITSCTNTSNPYVMVAAALVAKKAVEKGLSRKPWVKTTLAPGSKVVTDYFDKAGLTPYLDKMGFNLVGYGCTTCIGNSGPLDEEISKAINEHDLAVTSVLSGNRNFEGRINPDVKMNYLASPPLVVAYAIAGSMKVDITKDAIGTDTEGKPVFLQDIWPSEAEVNDVVANAIGEDMFSKSYQDVFAGDAQWQALSIPTGNTFEWDPQSTYVRKPPYFEGMTMETTPVSDIAGARVLAKLGDSVTTDHISPAGAIKADTPAGKYLTEHGVERRDFNSYGSRRGNHEVMIRGTFANIRLRNQIAPGTEGGFTRDFTVEGAPVAFIYDASQNYQAAGIPLVILAGKEYGSGSSRDWAAKGTALLGVKAVIAESYERIHRSNLIGMGVLPLQFPEGATAASLGLTGEETFAFTGVEELNNGTTPRTVKVTTDTGVEFDAVVRIDTPGEADYYRNGGIMQYVLRNLIRG, from the coding sequence CGAACAGCTTCGACGCCCGCAGCACGCTGCAGGTGGGCGACGAGTCGTACGAGATCTTCAAGCTGGACAAGGTCGAGGGCTCCGCCCGCCTTCCCTACAGCCTGAAGGTCCTGCTGGAGAACCTGCTTCGCACCGAGGACGGCGCGAACATCACCGCCGACCACATCCGGTCGCTCGGTAACTGGGACTCGCAGGCCCAGCCCAGCGAGGAGATCCAGTTCACGCCGGCCCGCGTGATCATGCAGGACTTCACCGGCGTCCCCTGCGTCGTGGACCTCGCCACCATGCGCGAGGCCGTCAAGGCCCTCGGCGGCGACCCGGCGAAGATCAACCCGCTCTCGCCCGCCGAGATGGTCATCGACCACTCGGTCATCGCCGACAAGTTCGGCACGAAGGACGCCTTCGCGCAGAACGTCGAGCTGGAGTACGGCCGCAACAAGGAGCGCTACCAGTTCCTGCGCTGGGGCCAGACCGCCTTCGACGACTTCAAGGTCGTCCCCCCGGGCACCGGCATCGTCCACCAGGTCAACATCGAGCACCTGGCCCGCACGGTCATGGTGCGCAACGGCCAGGCGTACCCCGACACCCTCGTCGGCACCGACTCGCACACCACCATGGTCAACGGCCTGGGCGTGCTGGGCTGGGGCGTCGGCGGCATCGAGGCCGAGGCCGCGATGCTCGGCCAGCCGGTCTCCATGCTGATCCCGCGCGTCGTGGGCTTCAAGCTGACCGGCGAGCTGCCCACCGGCACCACCGCCACCGACCTCGTGCTGACCATCACCGAGATGCTCCGCAAGCACGGCGTCGTCGGCAAGTTCGTCGAGTTCTACGGTGAGGGCGTCGCCGCCACCTCCCTCGCGAACCGCGCCACCATCGGCAACATGTCGCCGGAGTTCGGCTCCACCGCCGCGATCTTCCCGATCGACGACGAGACCCTGAAGTACCTGCGCCTGACCGGCCGCGACGCCCAGCAGGTCGCGCTCGTCGAGGCGTACGCCAAGGAGCAGGGCCTGTGGCTGGACCCGGCCGCCGAGCCGGACTTCTCCGAGAAGCTGGAGCTCGACCTCTCCACGGTCGTCCCCTCCATCGCCGGCCCGAAGCGCCCGCAGGACCGCATCATCCTCGCCAACGCCGCCCAGCAGTTCGCGCAGGACGTGCGCAACTACGTCGAGGACGACGACGAGGCGGGCAAGGAGTCCTTCCCGGCCTCCGACGCCCCGGCCGCCACCAACGGCGTCCCGAGCCGCCCGACCCAGGTCACCCTGGCCGACGGCACCTCCTTCGAGATCGACCACGGCGCCGTCACCGTCGCCGCGATCACCTCCTGCACCAACACCTCGAACCCCTACGTCATGGTCGCCGCGGCGCTCGTGGCCAAGAAGGCGGTCGAGAAGGGCCTGTCCCGCAAGCCGTGGGTCAAGACCACCCTGGCCCCGGGCTCGAAGGTCGTCACCGACTACTTCGACAAGGCCGGCCTGACCCCGTACCTCGACAAGATGGGCTTCAACCTCGTCGGGTACGGCTGCACCACCTGCATCGGCAACTCCGGTCCGCTGGACGAGGAGATCTCGAAGGCGATCAACGAGCACGACCTCGCGGTCACCTCGGTCCTCTCGGGCAACCGCAACTTCGAGGGCCGCATCAACCCCGACGTCAAGATGAACTACCTGGCCTCCCCGCCGCTGGTCGTCGCGTACGCCATCGCGGGCTCCATGAAGGTGGACATCACCAAGGACGCCATCGGCACCGACACCGAGGGCAAGCCGGTCTTCCTCCAGGACATCTGGCCGTCCGAGGCCGAGGTCAACGACGTCGTGGCGAACGCCATCGGCGAGGACATGTTCAGCAAGTCCTACCAGGACGTCTTCGCGGGCGACGCCCAGTGGCAGGCGCTGTCGATCCCGACCGGCAACACCTTCGAGTGGGACCCGCAGTCCACCTACGTCCGCAAGCCCCCTTACTTCGAGGGCATGACGATGGAGACCACCCCGGTCTCCGACATCGCCGGCGCCCGCGTGCTGGCGAAGCTGGGCGACTCGGTCACCACCGACCACATCTCCCCGGCCGGTGCGATCAAGGCCGACACCCCGGCCGGCAAGTACCTCACCGAGCACGGTGTCGAGCGCCGCGACTTCAACTCGTACGGTTCCCGCCGCGGCAACCACGAGGTCATGATCCGCGGTACCTTCGCCAACATCCGCCTGCGCAACCAGATCGCGCCGGGCACCGAGGGCGGCTTCACCCGCGACTTCACCGTCGAGGGCGCGCCGGTCGCCTTCATCTACGACGCCTCGCAGAACTACCAGGCCGCCGGCATCCCGCTGGTCATCCTGGCGGGCAAGGAGTACGGCTCCGGCTCGTCCCGTGACTGGGCGGCCAAGGGCACCGCGCTGCTCGGCGTCAAGGCCGTCATCGCCGAGTCCTACGAGCGCATCCACCGCTCCAACCTGATCGGCATGGGCGTCCTGCCCCTGCAGTTCCCGGAGGGCGCCACCGCGGCCTCCCTCGGCCTCACCGGCGAGGAGACCTTCGCCTTCACCGGTGTGGAGGAGCTGAACAACGGCACCACCCCGCGCACCGTCAAGGTGACCACCGACACCGGTGTGGAGTTCGACGCGGTCGTCCGCATCGACACGCCGGGTGAGGCGGACTACTACCGCAACGGCGGCATCATGCAGTACGTGCTCCGGAACCTCATCCGCGGCTGA
- a CDS encoding carbohydrate ABC transporter permease: MTAQSTVIKAPGEKSAERSGGAGRAGKREGRRSEGTALNVFSHGFLVVWAIMIVLPLIWLALGAFKTDAQIGGSALSWPSNWHFDAFGRAWTKGIGGYFANTLIVLVFSVPLTMLFGSMAAYVLARYPFTGNRLIYYFFVSGAMFPVFLALVPLFFMVKRFDMLNTYQGLVLVYVAYSMPFTVFFMHSFFRTLPTAIHEAAVIDGASDTRIFFQVMLPMAKPGLISVGIFNVLGQWNQYILPAVLMQPQTSADPERYMLTQGLIQLQYQMGYETDLPVLFAGATIAMVPMLVVYLSFQRQIQAGLTSATLK; the protein is encoded by the coding sequence ATGACTGCACAGTCCACAGTGATCAAGGCTCCGGGCGAGAAGTCCGCGGAGCGGTCCGGCGGCGCCGGGCGGGCGGGGAAGCGCGAGGGGCGCCGCTCCGAGGGCACGGCCCTGAACGTCTTCTCGCACGGCTTCCTCGTCGTCTGGGCGATAATGATCGTGCTGCCGCTGATCTGGCTCGCGCTCGGCGCCTTCAAGACCGACGCGCAGATCGGCGGCTCGGCCCTGAGCTGGCCCTCCAACTGGCACTTCGACGCCTTCGGGCGGGCCTGGACGAAGGGCATCGGAGGCTATTTCGCCAACACCCTCATCGTGCTGGTGTTCTCGGTCCCGCTGACCATGCTGTTCGGCTCCATGGCCGCGTACGTGCTGGCCCGCTACCCCTTCACGGGCAACCGGCTCATCTACTACTTCTTCGTCAGCGGGGCGATGTTCCCCGTGTTCCTGGCGCTCGTACCGCTCTTCTTCATGGTCAAGCGGTTCGACATGCTGAACACCTACCAGGGCCTGGTCCTGGTGTACGTCGCCTACTCGATGCCCTTCACGGTCTTCTTCATGCACTCCTTCTTCCGGACGCTGCCGACGGCGATCCACGAGGCGGCGGTCATCGACGGGGCCTCCGACACCCGGATCTTCTTCCAGGTGATGCTGCCGATGGCCAAGCCCGGCCTGATCAGCGTCGGGATCTTCAACGTCCTGGGCCAGTGGAACCAGTACATCCTGCCCGCCGTGCTGATGCAGCCGCAGACGAGTGCCGACCCCGAGCGGTACATGCTCACCCAGGGGCTCATTCAGCTCCAGTACCAGATGGGCTACGAGACGGACCTGCCGGTGCTCTTCGCCGGTGCCACCATCGCGATGGTCCCGATGCTGGTGGTCTACCTCTCCTTCCAGCGCCAGATCCAGGCGGGTCTCACCTCGGCGACGCTCAAGTAG
- a CDS encoding carbohydrate ABC transporter permease, which produces MSHVAQRRGKYGFIAGFLFAPLALYLTFVIWPYVQTFGYSFTNWSGQSPTFDFVGTDNYAALLKDEVFRGALWHNLLLLVFVPLVTILLALFFAFMVNAGGRGGAGGVQGVGGSRFYKVVYFFPQVLSLAILSVLFGAIYRSDEGGLLNGFLTRMGVIDAAHPVEWLNEPDLVLWCLLLVVVWHGVGFYLVLFSAAMQSVPKDIYEAALLDGAGRAQTFFKVTLPLLWDSVQTSAVYLGIAAMDMFVLVSTMTSGQFGGGPDHHSEVMSTVLMRNFLYFGKSGYACAMGVVMLALTMILSVITLRATRRERIEF; this is translated from the coding sequence ATGAGCCATGTAGCCCAGAGGAGAGGGAAGTACGGCTTCATCGCCGGCTTCCTCTTCGCTCCCCTCGCGCTGTACCTGACCTTCGTCATCTGGCCGTACGTGCAGACGTTCGGTTACTCCTTCACCAACTGGAGCGGCCAGTCCCCGACGTTCGACTTCGTCGGCACGGACAACTACGCGGCCCTGCTGAAGGACGAGGTCTTCCGCGGCGCGCTCTGGCACAACCTGCTGCTCCTGGTGTTCGTCCCGCTCGTCACCATCCTGCTCGCCCTCTTCTTCGCCTTCATGGTGAACGCGGGCGGGCGCGGCGGGGCCGGCGGGGTGCAGGGAGTCGGCGGATCGCGCTTCTACAAGGTCGTCTACTTCTTCCCCCAGGTCCTCTCCCTCGCCATCCTCTCCGTGCTCTTCGGCGCGATCTACCGCAGCGACGAGGGCGGCCTGCTCAACGGCTTCCTGACCAGGATGGGCGTGATCGACGCGGCCCACCCGGTCGAATGGCTCAACGAGCCGGACCTCGTCCTGTGGTGCCTGCTCCTCGTCGTCGTCTGGCACGGCGTCGGCTTCTACCTCGTCCTCTTCTCCGCGGCGATGCAGTCCGTCCCCAAGGACATCTACGAGGCCGCGCTGCTCGACGGCGCCGGGCGCGCCCAGACCTTCTTCAAGGTCACGCTGCCCCTGCTGTGGGACTCCGTGCAGACCTCCGCGGTCTATCTGGGCATCGCCGCGATGGACATGTTCGTGCTGGTGTCGACCATGACCTCGGGCCAGTTCGGCGGCGGCCCCGACCACCACAGCGAGGTCATGTCGACGGTGCTGATGCGCAACTTCCTCTACTTCGGCAAGAGCGGATACGCCTGCGCCATGGGCGTGGTCATGCTCGCCCTGACCATGATCCTCTCTGTCATCACGCTGCGTGCCACCCGCCGCGAGCGCATCGAGTTCTGA